The following coding sequences lie in one Aquabacterium olei genomic window:
- a CDS encoding M14 family murein peptide amidase A, with translation MMVSRSWMSLAGAALLVAGVLAAPAAAAPLTARNFCNMAVKRLPSVSLALCQEAELAPGPGRSVQGSALLQRDVVSPNARLRVLVIGGIHGDEPSSTSLVLHWIRSAVETPSNIHWRFVPLVNPDGMLKASPTRTNANGVDLNRNFPTPGWDKEATHYWHKRTGKDPRRFPGRTPLSEPESRWVHDEMARWKPDLIVSVHAPYGVLDFDGPTVPPKRLGRLYLDQVGIFPGSLGNYGGVHKKVPVVTIELPSALRTPQDAEVRQMWLDLLRWTAERLGAD, from the coding sequence ATGATGGTGTCGAGATCCTGGATGAGCCTGGCGGGTGCCGCCCTGCTGGTGGCCGGTGTGCTGGCGGCCCCGGCTGCGGCCGCGCCCCTGACCGCGCGCAACTTCTGCAACATGGCCGTCAAGCGCCTGCCCAGCGTCAGCCTGGCGCTGTGTCAGGAGGCCGAACTGGCGCCCGGACCGGGCCGCTCGGTGCAGGGCAGTGCGCTGCTGCAGCGCGACGTCGTGTCACCGAATGCCCGGCTGCGTGTGCTGGTCATCGGCGGCATCCATGGCGACGAGCCCTCGTCGACCTCGCTGGTGCTGCACTGGATCCGCTCGGCGGTCGAGACGCCGTCGAACATCCACTGGCGCTTCGTGCCGCTGGTCAACCCCGACGGCATGCTGAAGGCCTCGCCCACGCGCACCAACGCCAACGGCGTGGACCTGAATCGCAATTTCCCCACCCCCGGCTGGGACAAGGAAGCGACGCACTACTGGCACAAGCGCACGGGCAAAGACCCCCGCCGCTTTCCGGGCCGCACCCCGCTGTCCGAGCCGGAAAGCCGCTGGGTGCACGACGAGATGGCGCGCTGGAAGCCGGACCTGATCGTGTCCGTGCATGCGCCGTATGGGGTGCTGGATTTCGACGGGCCCACCGTGCCGCCCAAGCGCCTGGGGCGGCTGTACCTGGATCAGGTGGGCATCTTCCCGGGCAGCCTGGGCAACTACGGCGGCGTGCACAAGAAGGTGCCGGTGGTGACCATCGAGCTGCCCAGCGCGCTGCGCACCCCGCAGGACGCGGAGGTGCGGCAGATGTGGCTGGACTTGCTGCGCTGGACGGCCGAGCGGCTGGGTGCCGATTGA
- a CDS encoding sensor domain-containing diguanylate cyclase — MGELYEDMFELAPVSLWLEDYSALKQLFDRWRAERVEDLRAHLSGHPERTAECAAAIRLLRVNRHTLDLYGAADLAELSANLHRVFRDDMLHNFVWELEQLWSGQTHFRSQTVNYTLHGERLAITLRANVLPGHEATWSRVLLAIEDVTERTRGEQALRRSELYAKGLFEHSPVSLWVEDFSGVRKLLDEVRRQDIEDFRVFLDVHPDFVLRCMQEIRVLDVNQQTLEMFRAADKATLLGRLDEVFRGDMRTHFAEQLIELWHGRLFQQREVVNYALDGEKLHVYLQFSVLPGHEDSWDQVLVSLTDISARKKAEAYLEYLGQHDALTGLRNRGFFMDELARIERRGPWPASVIVLDLNDLKQTNDEFGHAGGDALLRRLGEVLRKAVERPATASRLGGDEFAILLPGADARHAEFTVEQVHELLALNNQYHAGHTLSVSIGWATSQDGERMEALLHRADQAMYEAKRRHYVRLGHDRRAMADRRST; from the coding sequence ATGGGTGAGTTGTACGAAGACATGTTCGAGCTGGCACCGGTGTCGCTCTGGCTCGAGGACTACAGCGCGCTCAAGCAGCTGTTCGACCGCTGGCGCGCCGAGCGCGTCGAGGACCTGCGTGCCCATCTGAGCGGGCACCCCGAGCGCACCGCCGAATGCGCCGCCGCGATCCGCCTGCTGCGTGTGAACCGCCACACCCTGGACCTTTATGGCGCCGCCGACCTGGCCGAGCTGTCAGCCAACCTGCACCGCGTGTTCCGCGACGACATGCTGCACAACTTCGTGTGGGAGCTGGAGCAGCTGTGGTCGGGCCAGACGCACTTTCGCAGCCAGACGGTGAACTACACCCTGCATGGCGAGCGGCTCGCCATCACGCTGCGGGCCAACGTGCTGCCCGGCCACGAGGCCACCTGGAGCCGCGTGCTGCTGGCCATCGAGGACGTGACCGAGCGCACCCGCGGCGAGCAGGCCCTGCGCCGCAGCGAGCTGTACGCCAAGGGGCTGTTCGAGCATTCGCCGGTCTCGCTGTGGGTGGAAGACTTCAGCGGCGTGCGCAAGCTGCTCGACGAGGTCCGTCGGCAGGACATCGAGGATTTCCGCGTCTTCCTCGACGTGCACCCCGACTTCGTCCTGCGCTGCATGCAGGAGATCCGCGTGCTCGACGTCAACCAGCAGACGCTGGAGATGTTCCGCGCGGCGGACAAGGCCACGCTGTTGGGCCGGCTCGATGAGGTGTTCCGCGGCGACATGCGCACCCACTTCGCGGAGCAGCTGATCGAGCTCTGGCACGGCCGTCTGTTCCAGCAGCGCGAGGTGGTGAACTATGCACTCGATGGCGAAAAGCTGCACGTGTACCTGCAGTTCTCGGTGCTGCCGGGCCACGAGGACAGCTGGGACCAGGTGCTGGTGTCGCTGACGGACATCAGCGCCCGCAAGAAGGCCGAGGCCTACCTGGAGTACCTGGGCCAGCACGACGCCCTGACGGGGCTGCGCAACCGCGGCTTCTTCATGGACGAGCTGGCGCGCATCGAACGGCGCGGGCCGTGGCCCGCCAGCGTCATCGTGCTCGACCTCAACGACCTCAAGCAGACGAACGACGAGTTCGGGCACGCGGGCGGCGATGCGCTGCTGCGCCGGCTGGGTGAGGTGCTGCGCAAGGCGGTGGAGCGGCCGGCCACCGCCTCACGGCTGGGCGGCGACGAGTTCGCCATCCTGCTGCCCGGCGCCGACGCGCGGCACGCCGAGTTCACCGTGGAGCAGGTGCACGAACTGCTGGCACTCAACAACCAGTATCACGCGGGGCACACACTGAGCGTGTCGATCGGCTGGGCCACGAGCCAGGACGGCGAGCGCATGGAGGCACTGCTGCACCGGGCCGACCAGGCAATGTACGAGGCCAAACGCCGCCACTATGTGCGGCTGGGCCACGACCGCCGGGCCATGGCCGATCGGCGGTCGACCTGA
- the ybeY gene encoding rRNA maturation RNase YbeY: MKPSLSLSLQFADKRHRDILPRHKVARWLKAALEGDAELAVRIVDAEEGQTLNRDYRQKDYATNVLTFDYATEPVVMADLILCAPVIEREAEEQGKTLEAHYAHMLVHGALHAQGWDHLEDDEAQAMEAREREVMAALGFADPYGAEA, from the coding sequence ATGAAGCCTTCCCTGAGCCTGAGCCTGCAGTTCGCCGACAAGCGTCACCGCGACATCCTCCCCCGCCACAAGGTGGCCCGCTGGCTCAAGGCCGCCCTCGAAGGCGATGCCGAGCTGGCAGTGCGCATCGTCGATGCCGAAGAGGGGCAGACGCTGAACCGCGACTACCGGCAGAAGGACTACGCGACCAACGTGCTCACCTTCGACTACGCGACCGAGCCCGTGGTCATGGCCGACCTGATCCTGTGCGCGCCGGTGATCGAGCGCGAGGCCGAGGAACAGGGCAAGACGCTGGAGGCCCACTACGCCCACATGCTGGTGCACGGCGCCCTGCATGCGCAGGGCTGGGACCACCTCGAAGACGACGAGGCCCAGGCCATGGAAGCGCGTGAGCGCGAGGTGATGGCGGCGCTCGGCTTTGCCGACCCCTATGGCGCGGAAGCCTGA
- the ruvA gene encoding Holliday junction branch migration protein RuvA: MIARLVGELAGKSPPYVLVDVHGVGYEVQVPMSTFYNLPELGGKVTLLTQFIVREDAQLLFGFLTAGERESFRELIKISGVGPRIALALLSGLSTEELAQAVAAQEAGRLVKVPGIGKKTAERLLLELKGKLAPALTAPDWTAGSDAQGDIQQALIALGYSDKEAQAALKQLPADVSVSDGIKLALKSLAR; this comes from the coding sequence ATGATTGCCCGTCTCGTTGGTGAACTCGCCGGCAAGTCCCCGCCCTACGTCCTCGTCGACGTGCACGGCGTGGGCTACGAAGTGCAGGTGCCGATGAGCACCTTCTACAACCTGCCCGAGTTGGGCGGCAAGGTGACGCTGCTGACGCAGTTCATCGTGCGCGAGGACGCGCAGCTGCTGTTCGGCTTTCTCACGGCCGGCGAGCGCGAGTCGTTTCGCGAGCTGATCAAGATCAGCGGCGTGGGGCCCCGCATCGCGCTGGCGCTGCTGTCCGGGCTCAGCACCGAAGAGCTGGCCCAGGCTGTCGCGGCACAGGAGGCCGGCCGGCTGGTGAAGGTGCCGGGCATCGGCAAGAAGACCGCCGAGCGCCTGCTGCTGGAGCTCAAGGGCAAGCTGGCGCCGGCCCTGACGGCACCCGACTGGACTGCGGGTAGCGACGCGCAGGGGGACATCCAGCAGGCGCTGATCGCGCTGGGCTACTCGGACAAGGAAGCCCAGGCGGCCCTCAAGCAGCTGCCGGCCGATGTGTCGGTGAGCGACGGCATCAAGCTGGCACTGAAGTCGCTGGCGCGTTGA
- a CDS encoding Glu/Leu/Phe/Val family dehydrogenase encodes MSDLSYVNPGPESAWGTYLAQVDRVLPYLGSLSRWAETLKRPKRALIVDVPIEMDDGTVRHFEGYRVQHNLSRGPGKGGVRYHPDVTLEEVMALSAWMTVKNAAVNLPYGGAKGGIRVDPRSLTRKELERVTRRYTSEIGIIIGPQQDIPAPDVNTNSQVMAWMMDTYSVNVGATSTGVVTGKPLDLGGSLGRVKATGRGVFVTGREAARRLGLSLEGARIAVQGFGNVGSVAAELFAQAGARVVAVQDHSGTVYAPGGLDVGALQAHVRHTGGVAGWHGAEPLPAEQFWDVPCDILIPAALEGQITAERANRLHARLVLEGANGPTVPAADDVLRERNVLVVPDVICNAGGVTVSYFEWVQDFSSFFWTEDEINARLDKIVGDALATIWDRADLHRIPLRTAAFAVACERILSARQERGLYP; translated from the coding sequence ATGAGCGACCTCTCCTACGTCAACCCCGGCCCGGAAAGCGCCTGGGGCACCTACCTCGCCCAGGTGGACCGCGTGCTGCCCTACCTCGGCTCGCTGTCGCGCTGGGCCGAGACCCTCAAGCGCCCGAAGCGCGCGCTGATCGTCGACGTGCCCATCGAGATGGACGACGGCACGGTGCGCCACTTCGAGGGCTACCGCGTGCAGCACAACCTGAGCCGTGGCCCCGGCAAGGGCGGCGTGCGCTACCACCCCGACGTCACCCTGGAAGAGGTGATGGCGCTGTCGGCCTGGATGACGGTGAAGAACGCCGCCGTCAACCTGCCGTATGGCGGCGCCAAGGGCGGCATCCGCGTCGACCCGCGCTCGCTGACCCGCAAGGAACTCGAGCGCGTCACCCGCCGCTATACCAGCGAGATCGGCATCATCATCGGCCCGCAGCAGGACATCCCGGCGCCCGACGTGAACACCAACAGCCAGGTCATGGCGTGGATGATGGACACCTACTCGGTGAACGTCGGCGCCACATCGACCGGCGTGGTGACCGGCAAGCCGCTGGACCTGGGTGGCTCGCTGGGCCGCGTGAAGGCCACGGGCCGTGGCGTGTTCGTCACCGGGCGAGAGGCCGCCCGCCGGCTGGGCCTGTCGCTCGAAGGCGCGCGCATCGCCGTGCAGGGCTTCGGCAACGTCGGCAGCGTGGCCGCCGAGCTGTTTGCCCAGGCCGGCGCGCGCGTCGTGGCGGTGCAGGACCACAGCGGCACGGTGTACGCACCGGGTGGGCTGGATGTGGGCGCACTGCAGGCCCACGTGCGCCACACCGGCGGCGTGGCCGGCTGGCACGGCGCCGAGCCGCTGCCCGCCGAGCAGTTCTGGGACGTGCCCTGCGACATCCTGATCCCCGCTGCGCTGGAAGGCCAGATCACCGCCGAGCGTGCCAACCGCCTGCACGCCCGCCTGGTGCTCGAAGGCGCCAACGGCCCCACGGTGCCGGCGGCCGACGACGTGCTGCGCGAGCGCAATGTGCTGGTCGTGCCCGACGTGATCTGCAACGCCGGCGGCGTGACGGTGTCCTACTTCGAGTGGGTGCAGGACTTCTCGAGCTTCTTCTGGACGGAAGACGAAATCAACGCCCGCCTCGACAAGATCGTCGGCGACGCGCTGGCGACCATCTGGGACCGGGCCGACCTGCACCGCATCCCGCTGCGCACCGCGGCCTTCGCGGTGGCCTGCGAGCGCATCCTCAGCGCCCGGCAGGAGCGGGGTCTTTACCCCTGA
- a CDS encoding PhoH family protein: MLLRHSFSPPDNARLAHLCGPLDEHLRSIEAAFGVTVNRRAEQFRIEGARGAPKVVAELLDALYARADRPLGAELVQLAITSSLSQLQRARAPRKGDSPTDAVTPLPNESAEGPVLHTRRADLQGRTPNQVGYLRSILSHDLSFGIGPAGTGKTFLAVACAVDALERSAVQRIILTRPAVEAGERLGFLPGDLTQKVDPYLRPLYDALYDLMGFDRVGKAFEKGLIEIAPLAFMRGRTLNHAFIILDEAQNTTPEQMKMFLTRIGFGSRAVVTGDVSQIDLPRGAKSGLIEAERILKRVRGVSFTRFTAADVVRHPLVARIVEAYEAAQASEPVAPAAAAPARPTDVPSA; this comes from the coding sequence ATGCTCCTGCGACACAGCTTCTCTCCCCCGGACAACGCCCGATTGGCCCACCTGTGCGGTCCGCTGGACGAACACCTGCGCAGCATCGAGGCCGCGTTCGGCGTGACGGTGAACCGCCGTGCCGAGCAGTTCCGCATCGAGGGCGCCCGGGGGGCCCCCAAGGTCGTGGCCGAATTGCTGGACGCCCTGTATGCCCGCGCCGACCGGCCGCTGGGTGCCGAACTGGTTCAGCTTGCCATCACCTCGAGCCTCTCACAGCTTCAGCGTGCCCGAGCCCCCCGCAAGGGCGATTCTCCGACGGACGCGGTGACGCCGCTGCCCAACGAGTCGGCCGAGGGCCCCGTGCTGCACACGCGCCGCGCCGACCTGCAAGGCCGCACGCCCAACCAGGTGGGCTACCTGCGCAGCATCCTGTCGCACGACCTGAGCTTCGGCATCGGGCCGGCCGGCACGGGCAAGACCTTTCTGGCCGTGGCCTGTGCGGTGGATGCGCTGGAACGCAGCGCCGTGCAGCGCATCATCCTGACGCGCCCGGCGGTCGAGGCCGGTGAGCGCCTGGGCTTTCTGCCGGGCGACCTGACCCAGAAGGTCGACCCCTATCTGCGTCCGCTGTACGACGCGTTGTACGACCTGATGGGCTTCGACCGCGTGGGCAAGGCCTTCGAGAAGGGCCTGATCGAGATCGCCCCGCTGGCCTTCATGCGCGGTCGCACGCTGAACCACGCCTTCATCATCCTCGACGAGGCGCAGAACACCACGCCCGAGCAGATGAAGATGTTCCTCACCCGCATCGGCTTCGGCTCGCGCGCGGTGGTCACGGGCGACGTCAGCCAGATCGACCTGCCGCGCGGCGCCAAGAGCGGCCTGATCGAGGCGGAGCGCATCCTCAAGCGGGTGCGCGGCGTGTCGTTCACGCGGTTCACGGCGGCCGATGTGGTGCGCCACCCGCTCGTGGCCCGCATCGTGGAGGCCTACGAGGCGGCCCAGGCCAGCGAGCCCGTGGCGCCTGCGGCCGCCGCCCCCGCCCGCCCCACCGACGTCCCGTCCGCCTGA
- a CDS encoding sensor histidine kinase gives MLHRWWQSWAQGRKAGSTGSTESAVAVQEGVSPTVSTLSWRRLAWLGVLGLMLATVAAYAMLALNREAVRISHPGVVSAKDGVRSLDEAWSVASDAPQFPALAPGRMQALPDEWAASRPGYQGGVWYRFRFDHTPSGADPLQAVYIERACSNVEVHLNGELVWRGGRMSDPYTRNCYRTHLVPLPVSLLKPRENALDIKVVGYPVERVTARQRAGGLAAVRVGPLQEIRQLADQQTFWTSTIAQVLGGLLAVLGLFALGLAWVRKLGYLVHFGLLTLGWALMTGRLFPLDVPMPNAAQEVLIAMLFAPMAAFAVKFLLGYAGHGVRSGSPQQGGRVNAVLWAQCVLMPASLLLLGVDHLFLGARLWYVVFSLEIFAAIAYFLWEAGKGRRAEFWLMCVALGVVAAVLGIELSYQAGLLRLWGIHVTHFVMPLLYGAVAVRLIQVYARALQTAEGARQQLERRVHEISVEIERNFNQIAELRVEQIAEKERKRIASDLHDDLGAKLLTIVHTSDNDRISTLAREALEEMRLSVRGLTGRPMVLSDALADWRAEVVSRLGQAGIECEWRNPNEIVEEPLSSRTYVQTTRILREAVSNVIKHSAASHVVIAADVQLERREFLLVIQDNGKGIPLELDGRLDRGHGMTSMKHRAKQLSGQCLVESGPGFGTVIRLTLPLEMATLQQVRAAGMSMPGSAASMRSNAPPH, from the coding sequence ATGTTGCATCGTTGGTGGCAGTCCTGGGCCCAGGGCCGGAAGGCCGGGTCGACCGGGTCGACCGAGTCGGCTGTCGCCGTTCAAGAGGGGGTCTCCCCCACCGTGTCCACGCTGTCATGGCGCCGGCTTGCCTGGCTGGGCGTGCTCGGCCTGATGCTTGCCACGGTGGCAGCTTACGCCATGCTGGCCCTCAACCGCGAGGCTGTCCGAATCAGCCACCCTGGTGTCGTGTCGGCCAAGGACGGCGTGCGCAGCCTGGATGAGGCCTGGTCCGTCGCCAGTGATGCGCCGCAGTTCCCGGCGCTGGCGCCCGGCCGCATGCAAGCCCTGCCCGACGAGTGGGCCGCCAGCCGGCCTGGCTACCAGGGCGGGGTCTGGTACCGCTTCCGCTTCGACCACACGCCGTCCGGGGCCGATCCCCTGCAGGCGGTCTACATCGAGCGGGCCTGCTCCAACGTCGAGGTGCACCTCAATGGCGAACTGGTGTGGCGCGGCGGGCGCATGAGCGATCCCTACACCCGCAACTGCTACCGCACCCACCTGGTGCCGCTGCCCGTGAGCCTGCTCAAGCCGCGCGAGAACGCGCTGGACATCAAGGTGGTGGGCTACCCGGTCGAGCGTGTGACGGCCCGCCAGCGTGCCGGGGGCCTGGCCGCCGTGCGGGTGGGGCCGCTGCAGGAAATCCGCCAGCTGGCCGATCAGCAGACCTTCTGGACCAGCACCATCGCGCAGGTGCTGGGTGGGTTGCTGGCGGTGCTGGGGCTGTTCGCCCTGGGTCTGGCCTGGGTGCGCAAGCTGGGCTATCTGGTGCATTTCGGCCTGCTGACGCTGGGCTGGGCGCTGATGACCGGGCGCCTTTTTCCGCTCGACGTGCCCATGCCGAACGCCGCACAGGAGGTGCTGATCGCGATGCTGTTCGCGCCCATGGCAGCGTTTGCCGTCAAGTTCCTGCTGGGCTACGCGGGGCACGGGGTGCGCTCGGGCTCGCCGCAGCAGGGCGGCCGCGTCAACGCGGTGCTGTGGGCCCAGTGCGTGCTGATGCCGGCCAGCCTGCTGCTGCTGGGCGTCGACCACCTCTTCCTGGGTGCGCGACTCTGGTATGTCGTCTTCTCGCTCGAGATCTTTGCCGCCATCGCCTACTTCCTGTGGGAGGCGGGCAAGGGCCGCCGTGCCGAGTTCTGGCTGATGTGCGTGGCGCTGGGCGTGGTGGCGGCGGTGCTCGGCATCGAGCTGTCCTACCAGGCGGGGCTGCTGCGGCTGTGGGGCATCCATGTCACCCACTTCGTGATGCCGCTGCTGTACGGCGCGGTGGCGGTGCGCCTGATCCAGGTGTATGCCCGCGCGTTGCAGACCGCCGAGGGCGCGCGCCAGCAACTGGAGCGCCGCGTGCACGAGATCAGCGTCGAGATCGAGCGCAACTTCAACCAGATTGCCGAGCTGCGCGTCGAACAGATCGCCGAAAAGGAGCGCAAGCGCATTGCCTCCGACCTGCACGACGACCTGGGCGCCAAGCTGCTGACCATCGTCCACACCTCGGACAACGACCGCATCTCCACGCTGGCGCGCGAGGCGCTGGAAGAAATGCGCCTGTCGGTGCGCGGCCTGACGGGCCGGCCCATGGTGCTGTCCGACGCGCTGGCCGACTGGCGCGCCGAGGTGGTCTCCCGCCTGGGGCAGGCCGGCATCGAATGCGAATGGCGCAACCCCAACGAGATCGTCGAAGAGCCGCTGTCTTCGCGCACCTACGTGCAGACGACGCGCATCCTGCGCGAGGCCGTGAGTAACGTGATCAAGCACAGTGCCGCCTCGCACGTGGTGATTGCCGCCGACGTGCAGCTCGAACGCCGCGAGTTCCTGCTGGTGATCCAGGACAATGGCAAGGGCATCCCGCTGGAGCTCGACGGCCGCCTGGACCGTGGCCACGGCATGACCAGCATGAAACACCGCGCCAAGCAGCTCAGCGGGCAATGCCTGGTGGAGTCCGGGCCGGGCTTCGGGACGGTGATCCGTCTCACCTTGCCGCTGGAAATGGCCACACTGCAACAAGTTCGCGCCGCCGGCATGTCGATGCCGGGCAGCGCTGCTAGCATGCGTAGCAATGCGCCCCCGCATTGA
- a CDS encoding NAD-dependent succinate-semialdehyde dehydrogenase gives MSFLKDPSLLRDRAWLNGQWAAADNGETFPVDNPATGEHVGVVPRMGAAETERAIDAANAAWPAWRALTAKARAALLQAWLQQIQLHAEDLAVLMTVEQGKPLAEARGEVAYAASFIEWFAEEAKRLYGETIPSPLADRRLLVLREPIGVCAAITPWNFPLAMITRKVAPALAAGCPIIVKPAESTPLSALALAVLAERAGIPGGVLQVLTGDPRAIGGALTTSPVVRKLSFTGSTEVGRLLYAQSAPTIKKLSLELGGNAPFIVFDDADLDAAVQGAMASKFRNAGQTCVCANRLYVHDKVYDAFTAKLVEAVQGLKVGNGLEPGVTQGPLIDRAALAKVEDHIDDAVTRGARVLTGGRRADLGKTFFEPTVLADVPADAKVAREETFGPLAPVFRFHTDEEVIALANNTEFGLASYFFSRDVGRIFRVAEALEYGMVGVNTGMISNEVAPFGGVKQSGLGREGSRHGIEDYLVTKYVALAGL, from the coding sequence ATGAGCTTCCTGAAAGACCCGAGCCTGCTGCGCGACCGCGCCTGGCTGAATGGCCAGTGGGCGGCCGCCGACAACGGCGAGACCTTCCCCGTGGACAACCCGGCCACCGGCGAGCACGTCGGCGTGGTGCCCCGCATGGGCGCCGCCGAAACCGAGCGTGCCATCGACGCGGCCAACGCCGCCTGGCCCGCCTGGCGTGCGCTCACGGCCAAGGCCCGCGCGGCGCTGCTGCAGGCCTGGCTGCAGCAGATCCAGCTGCATGCCGAAGACCTGGCCGTGCTGATGACGGTCGAGCAGGGCAAGCCGCTGGCCGAAGCCCGCGGTGAAGTGGCCTACGCGGCCTCGTTCATCGAGTGGTTTGCCGAAGAGGCCAAGCGCCTGTACGGCGAAACCATCCCGAGCCCGCTGGCCGACCGCCGCCTGCTCGTGCTGCGTGAGCCCATCGGCGTGTGCGCCGCGATCACGCCGTGGAACTTCCCGCTGGCCATGATCACCCGCAAGGTGGCCCCGGCCCTGGCCGCCGGTTGCCCCATCATCGTCAAGCCGGCCGAGTCGACCCCGCTGTCGGCGCTGGCCCTGGCCGTGCTGGCCGAACGCGCCGGCATCCCCGGTGGCGTGCTGCAGGTGCTGACGGGCGACCCGCGCGCCATCGGCGGCGCGCTCACCACCAGCCCGGTGGTGCGCAAGCTCAGCTTCACCGGCTCGACCGAAGTGGGCCGCCTGCTCTATGCCCAATCGGCCCCGACGATCAAGAAGCTGTCGCTGGAACTCGGTGGCAACGCGCCCTTCATCGTGTTCGACGACGCCGACCTCGACGCCGCCGTGCAGGGCGCCATGGCCTCGAAGTTCCGCAACGCCGGCCAGACCTGCGTGTGCGCCAACCGCCTGTATGTGCACGACAAGGTCTATGACGCCTTCACCGCCAAGCTGGTCGAGGCCGTCCAGGGCCTGAAGGTCGGCAACGGCCTGGAGCCCGGCGTGACGCAGGGCCCGCTGATCGACCGCGCCGCGCTGGCCAAGGTCGAGGACCACATCGACGACGCCGTGACCCGCGGCGCCCGCGTGCTGACCGGCGGCCGCCGTGCCGACCTGGGCAAGACCTTCTTCGAGCCCACGGTGCTGGCCGATGTGCCGGCCGACGCCAAGGTGGCCCGCGAAGAGACCTTCGGCCCGCTGGCACCCGTCTTCCGCTTCCACACCGATGAGGAAGTGATCGCCCTGGCCAACAACACCGAGTTTGGCCTGGCCAGCTACTTCTTCAGCCGCGACGTCGGCCGCATCTTCCGCGTGGCCGAGGCCCTGGAGTACGGCATGGTCGGGGTCAACACCGGCATGATTTCCAACGAGGTCGCGCCCTTCGGTGGTGTGAAGCAATCGGGCCTGGGCCGAGAAGGCTCGCGTCACGGCATCGAAGACTACCTGGTGACGAAGTACGTGGCGCTGGCCGGTCTGTGA
- a CDS encoding response regulator translates to MKQILLLEDLPEIRAWLKTLALQVFPGAQINESARIHDALELVNAVRFDVAMIDLGLPDGSGVEVVQALREKQPDAQSVVVTIHDDDDHLFPALQAGAFGYLLKEQSREQLSEQLHRISQGEPPLSPSIARRVIQYFTAQARLQPAHPIDTVTPHVQLTERENEVLLRVAKGFTLPEIGQQLNLSRHTIADYVKQIYRKLNVSSRAEAALEAQRLGLFRR, encoded by the coding sequence ATGAAGCAAATCCTTCTCCTGGAAGACCTGCCGGAGATCCGAGCCTGGCTCAAGACCCTGGCACTTCAGGTGTTTCCCGGCGCGCAGATCAACGAAAGCGCCCGCATCCACGATGCGCTGGAGCTGGTCAATGCCGTGCGCTTCGACGTTGCCATGATCGACCTCGGCCTGCCTGATGGCTCGGGCGTCGAGGTGGTGCAGGCCCTGCGCGAGAAGCAGCCGGACGCCCAGTCGGTCGTGGTCACCATCCACGACGACGACGACCACCTGTTCCCGGCGCTGCAGGCCGGCGCCTTCGGCTACCTGCTGAAGGAGCAGTCGCGTGAGCAGCTGTCGGAGCAGCTGCATCGCATCAGCCAGGGCGAGCCGCCGCTGTCTCCGTCGATCGCGCGCCGTGTGATCCAGTACTTCACGGCCCAGGCCCGCCTGCAGCCGGCCCACCCGATCGACACCGTGACGCCGCACGTGCAGCTCACCGAGCGCGAGAACGAGGTGCTGCTGCGCGTCGCCAAGGGCTTCACGCTGCCCGAGATCGGCCAGCAGCTGAACCTGTCGCGCCACACGATCGCCGACTACGTCAAGCAGATCTACCGCAAGCTCAACGTCTCATCGCGTGCCGAGGCCGCGCTGGAAGCCCAGCGCCTGGGCCTGTTCCGTCGCTGA